The Kosakonia sacchari SP1 genome includes a window with the following:
- the nuoL gene encoding NADH-quinone oxidoreductase subunit L, which translates to MNMLALTIIFPFIGFVLLAFSRGRWSENVSATIGVGLIGLAALVTAYAGVDFFNNGQQPFAKPLWTWMAVGDFNIGFNLVLDGLSLTMLSVVTGVGFLIHMFASWYMRGEEGYSRFFAYTNLFIASMVVLVLGDNLLLMYLGWEGVGLCSYLLIGFYYTDPKNGAAAMKAFVVTRVGDVFLAFALFILYNELGTLNFREMVEQAPQHFANGNNMLMWATLMLLGGAVGKSAQLPLQTWLADAMAGPTPVSALIHAATMVTAGVYLIARTHGLFLLTPEVLHLVGIVGAVTLLMAGFAALVQTDIKRVLAYSTMSQIGYMFLALGVQAWDAAIFHLMTHAFFKALLFLSSGSVILACHHEQNIFKMGGLRKSIPLVYACFLVGGAALSALPMITAGFFSKDEILAGAVANGHINLMIAGLVGAFMTSLYTFRLIFIVFHGKEQIHAHAGKGITHHLPLIVLLVLSTFVGAMIVPPLKGVLPETTELAHSSVVMLEVASGAVAIIGILLAAWLWLGNRTLVHSIANSATGRFFGTWWFNAWGFDWLYDRVFVKPYLGIAWLLKSDPLNALMNIPAILSRFAGKGLLFSENGYLRWYVASMSIGAVVVLALLMVLR; encoded by the coding sequence ATGAACATGCTCGCCTTAACCATTATTTTTCCTTTTATTGGCTTTGTGCTGCTGGCGTTTTCCCGTGGCCGCTGGTCGGAAAATGTTTCCGCAACCATAGGTGTCGGGTTGATTGGTCTGGCTGCGCTGGTGACCGCGTATGCGGGCGTTGATTTCTTCAATAACGGTCAGCAACCTTTCGCAAAACCGCTTTGGACGTGGATGGCGGTCGGTGATTTCAACATCGGCTTCAATCTGGTACTGGACGGCCTCTCTTTGACCATGCTTTCGGTGGTCACCGGTGTAGGTTTCCTGATCCACATGTTCGCTTCCTGGTATATGCGCGGTGAAGAGGGGTACTCCCGCTTCTTCGCCTACACCAACCTGTTTATCGCCAGCATGGTCGTTCTGGTGCTGGGTGATAACCTGCTGTTGATGTACCTCGGCTGGGAAGGCGTGGGCCTGTGCTCCTATCTGCTGATTGGTTTCTACTACACCGATCCGAAGAATGGCGCCGCGGCGATGAAAGCGTTCGTCGTCACCCGCGTGGGTGATGTGTTCCTCGCTTTCGCGCTGTTCATTCTTTACAACGAACTGGGCACGCTGAACTTCCGCGAAATGGTTGAACAGGCACCGCAGCACTTCGCCAACGGCAATAACATGCTGATGTGGGCGACGTTGATGCTGCTGGGCGGTGCGGTCGGTAAATCCGCGCAGCTGCCGTTGCAGACCTGGCTTGCGGACGCGATGGCTGGCCCGACTCCGGTTTCTGCACTGATCCACGCTGCAACGATGGTTACCGCTGGTGTCTACCTGATTGCACGTACGCACGGCTTGTTCCTGTTGACGCCGGAAGTGCTGCATCTGGTGGGTATTGTGGGTGCCGTAACGCTGCTGATGGCAGGTTTCGCCGCGCTGGTGCAAACCGATATCAAACGTGTGCTCGCTTACTCCACCATGAGCCAGATTGGTTACATGTTCCTGGCGCTTGGCGTACAAGCCTGGGATGCGGCGATTTTCCACCTGATGACGCACGCATTCTTTAAAGCGCTGCTGTTCCTCTCCTCCGGTTCAGTGATCCTCGCGTGCCATCACGAGCAGAACATCTTCAAAATGGGTGGCCTGCGTAAGTCTATTCCGCTGGTCTACGCTTGCTTCCTGGTCGGTGGCGCAGCGCTTTCAGCGTTGCCTATGATCACCGCAGGCTTCTTCAGTAAGGATGAAATCCTTGCCGGTGCGGTTGCGAATGGTCATATCAATCTGATGATTGCAGGCCTGGTCGGTGCCTTTATGACATCGCTCTACACCTTCCGTCTGATTTTCATTGTTTTCCACGGAAAAGAACAAATCCACGCGCATGCAGGGAAGGGGATTACCCATCATCTGCCGCTGATCGTGTTGCTGGTGCTGTCTACCTTTGTTGGCGCGATGATCGTGCCGCCGCTGAAAGGCGTGTTGCCGGAAACCACCGAGCTTGCGCACAGCAGCGTTGTGATGCTGGAAGTGGCATCCGGTGCGGTAGCGATTATCGGTATCCTGCTGGCAGCATGGCTGTGGCTGGGTAATCGCACACTGGTGCATTCTATTGCCAACAGCGCAACGGGACGTTTCTTCGGGACCTGGTGGTTCAATGCCTGGGGCTTCGACTGGCTTTACGATCGCGTCTTTGTGAAGCCATACCTTGGTATTGCATGGTTGCTGAAGAGCGATCCGCTCAATGCGCTGATGAACATCCCGGCGATCCTTTCCCGCTTCGCAGGCAAAGGTCTGCTGTTTAGCGAGAACGGTTACCTGCGCTGGTATGTGGCTTCCATGAGCATTGGCGCGGTTGTCGTGCTGGCGCTGTTGATGGTATTGCGCTGA
- the nuoM gene encoding NADH-quinone oxidoreductase subunit M: MLLPWLILIPFIGGFLCWQTERFGVKVPRWIALITMGLTLALSLQLWLQGGYSLTQVTGLPQWQETFKHDWIPRFGISIHLAMDGLSLLMVVLTGFLGVLAVLCSWREIEKYQGFFHLNLMWILGGVIGVFLAIDMFLFFFFWEMMLVPMYFLIALWGHKASDGKTRITAATKFFIYTQASGLVMLIAILALVLVHYNATGVWTFAYEDLLKTPMSGNVEYLLMLGFFIAFAVKMPVVPLHGWLPDAHSQAPTAGSVDLAGILLKTAAYGLLRFSLPLFPNASAEFAPIAMWLGVIGIFYGAWMAFTQTDIKRLIAYTSVSHMGFVLIAIYTGSQLAYQGAVIQMIAHGLSAAGLFILCGQLYERLHTRDMRMMGGLWSKIKWLPALSMFFAVATLGMPGTGNFVGEFMILFGSYQVVPTITVISTFGLVFASVYSLAMLHRAYFGKAKSELANQELRGLSLRELFMILILVVLLVLLGFYPQPILDTSHAAMSNIQQWFVNSVTTTRP; this comes from the coding sequence ATGTTACTACCCTGGCTAATTCTGATTCCCTTTATCGGCGGCTTCCTCTGCTGGCAGACCGAACGCTTCGGCGTGAAGGTGCCGCGCTGGATCGCGCTGATCACCATGGGACTGACGCTGGCGCTTTCTCTGCAACTCTGGTTGCAGGGCGGCTATTCTCTGACGCAAGTCACCGGCCTTCCGCAGTGGCAGGAAACGTTCAAGCATGACTGGATCCCGCGCTTTGGCATTAGCATTCATCTGGCGATGGATGGTTTGTCGCTGCTGATGGTGGTGCTGACCGGCTTTCTCGGCGTGCTGGCGGTGCTCTGCTCCTGGCGTGAAATCGAGAAATATCAGGGCTTCTTCCACCTGAACCTGATGTGGATCCTCGGCGGCGTTATCGGCGTGTTCCTTGCCATCGACATGTTCCTGTTCTTCTTCTTCTGGGAAATGATGCTGGTGCCGATGTACTTCCTGATCGCGCTGTGGGGCCATAAAGCCTCCGACGGGAAGACGCGTATTACCGCTGCGACCAAGTTCTTCATTTATACCCAGGCCAGCGGTCTGGTCATGCTGATCGCTATCCTGGCGCTGGTGCTGGTGCACTACAACGCGACCGGCGTATGGACTTTCGCTTACGAAGATCTGTTGAAAACACCGATGTCCGGCAATGTTGAATATCTGCTGATGCTCGGTTTCTTCATCGCCTTTGCGGTTAAAATGCCGGTGGTGCCGCTACACGGCTGGCTGCCAGACGCGCACTCGCAGGCACCGACCGCCGGTTCCGTTGACCTCGCGGGGATCTTGCTGAAAACCGCAGCTTACGGTCTTCTGCGCTTTTCGCTGCCGCTGTTCCCGAACGCGTCGGCAGAGTTTGCGCCTATCGCCATGTGGCTTGGCGTGATCGGTATTTTCTACGGCGCGTGGATGGCCTTCACCCAGACCGATATCAAACGTCTTATCGCCTACACCTCTGTGTCTCACATGGGCTTTGTACTGATTGCTATCTACACCGGCAGCCAGCTTGCTTACCAGGGCGCGGTGATTCAGATGATTGCCCACGGTCTTTCCGCTGCGGGTCTGTTTATTCTGTGCGGCCAGCTATACGAACGTCTGCATACGCGCGACATGCGTATGATGGGCGGCTTGTGGAGCAAAATTAAGTGGCTGCCGGCGCTGTCAATGTTCTTTGCCGTCGCGACACTTGGGATGCCGGGTACCGGTAACTTCGTGGGTGAATTCATGATCCTGTTCGGCAGCTATCAGGTTGTGCCGACGATCACGGTGATTTCCACCTTCGGCCTGGTGTTCGCGTCGGTGTACTCGCTGGCGATGCTGCATCGTGCTTACTTCGGCAAGGCGAAAAGCGAACTCGCTAATCAGGAACTGCGCGGTCTGTCGCTGCGCGAGCTGTTTATGATTCTGATCCTGGTTGTGCTTCTGGTACTGCTTGGCTTCTATCCGCAGCCGATTCTGGATACATCGCACGCCGCGATGAGCAATATCCAGCAGTGGTTTGTTAATTCTGTTACTACTACAAGGCCGTAA
- the nuoN gene encoding NADH-quinone oxidoreductase subunit NuoN has translation MTITPQHLIALLPLLIVGLTVVVVMLSIAWRRNHFLNATLSVIGLNVALLSLWFVGQAGAMDVTPLMRVDGYAMLYTGLVLLASLATCTFAYPWLEGYGDNKEEFYLLVLIAALGGILLANANHMAALFLGIELISLPLFGLVGYAFRQKRSLEASIKYTILSAAASSFLLFGIALVYAQTGNLSFVAIGKSLGEGMLHEPLLLAGLGMMIVGLGFKLSLVPFHLWTPDVYQGAPAPVSTFLATASKIAIFGVLMRLFLYAPVGESEAVRVVLGIIAFVSIIFGNLMALSQTNIKRLLGFSSISHLGYLLVALIALQGGQMSMETVGVYLAGYLFSSLGAFGVVSLMSSPYRGPDAESLYSYRGLFWHRPILSAVMTVMMLSLAGIPMTLGFIGKFYILAVGVEAHLWWLTAAVVLGSAIGLYYYLRVAVSLYLNAPQQLNRDAPSNWAYSAGGIVVLISALLVLLLGIYPQPLISIVQLAMPMM, from the coding sequence ATGACGATAACTCCACAACACCTGATTGCGCTGCTGCCGCTGCTAATCGTCGGATTGACGGTGGTGGTTGTGATGCTCTCCATTGCGTGGCGACGCAACCATTTTCTCAATGCCACGCTGTCGGTCATTGGCCTGAACGTCGCGCTGCTCTCTTTGTGGTTCGTCGGCCAGGCGGGGGCAATGGATGTCACGCCGCTGATGCGCGTCGATGGCTACGCCATGCTTTACACCGGGCTGGTACTGCTGGCGAGCCTCGCCACCTGCACCTTTGCCTATCCGTGGCTGGAAGGGTATGGCGATAACAAAGAAGAGTTTTATCTGCTGGTACTGATTGCCGCACTCGGCGGCATTTTGCTGGCGAACGCGAATCACATGGCGGCGCTGTTCCTTGGTATTGAACTGATCTCTCTGCCGCTGTTCGGGCTGGTGGGCTACGCCTTCCGTCAGAAACGCTCGCTGGAAGCCAGTATCAAATACACCATTTTGTCCGCTGCCGCCTCCTCGTTCCTGCTGTTCGGTATTGCGCTGGTTTATGCGCAAACCGGTAACCTGTCGTTTGTCGCGATCGGTAAAAGCCTGGGCGAAGGCATGCTGCATGAACCGCTGCTGCTGGCGGGGCTGGGCATGATGATTGTCGGGCTTGGCTTTAAACTCTCGCTGGTGCCGTTCCACCTGTGGACGCCAGACGTTTACCAGGGCGCGCCTGCACCGGTTTCCACATTCCTGGCTACCGCCAGTAAGATCGCCATTTTTGGCGTGCTGATGCGTCTGTTTCTCTACGCACCGGTGGGGGAAAGCGAAGCGGTTCGCGTGGTTCTGGGTATCATCGCTTTCGTCTCCATCATCTTCGGTAACCTGATGGCGCTGAGCCAGACCAACATTAAACGTCTGCTGGGCTTCTCCTCTATTTCGCACCTGGGTTATCTGCTGGTGGCGCTGATTGCGCTGCAGGGCGGCCAGATGTCGATGGAAACCGTTGGTGTTTACCTGGCCGGTTATCTGTTCAGCAGCCTTGGCGCGTTCGGTGTGGTTAGCCTGATGTCCAGCCCGTATCGTGGCCCGGATGCAGAATCGCTTTACTCTTACCGTGGCTTGTTCTGGCATCGTCCAATCCTGTCTGCGGTAATGACGGTGATGATGCTGTCGTTGGCGGGGATTCCGATGACGCTGGGCTTTATCGGTAAGTTCTACATTCTGGCGGTCGGTGTTGAAGCGCATCTGTGGTGGCTGACTGCCGCCGTGGTGCTTGGCTCGGCGATTGGTTTGTATTACTACCTGCGCGTGGCGGTGAGTCTCTACCTGAACGCACCGCAGCAGTTGAACCGCGATGCGCCGTCTAACTGGGCTTACAGCGCAGGCGGGATTGTGGTACTTATCTCCGCGTTGCTGGTGCTGTTGTTAGGTATCTATCCGCAGCCACTGATCAGCATTGTTCAACTGGCGATGCCGATGATGTAA
- a CDS encoding chemotaxis protein yields MDNFQKDIDDRANLTLSNRFELLLFRLGTSLDATKSELFGINVFKLREIVPMPTFTRPAGMKAPLMGMVNIRDQVIPVIDLAAVAGCKPASGLNILLITEYARSVQAFAVESVENIIRLDWKQVHTAEKAINGRYITSIACLDDDKDTNNLAMVLDVEQILYDIVPADHDVHGDHVPDKKFNLKPGSVAIVAEDSKVARAMLEKGLNAMQIPNAMHITGKDAWEKIQLMAQQADAEGVPVSDKISMVLTDLEMPEMDGFTLTRLIKTDPRLKNIPVVIHSSLSGSANEDHVRKVQADGYVAKFEINELSSVIQEVLDRAANNIRGPLISHHQVTSTPLLAK; encoded by the coding sequence ATGGACAATTTCCAGAAAGACATCGATGACAGGGCGAATCTTACTCTGTCGAACCGGTTTGAGCTGTTGCTGTTTCGCCTTGGCACATCGTTAGATGCCACCAAATCCGAGTTATTTGGCATCAACGTATTTAAGCTACGCGAAATCGTACCGATGCCCACCTTTACCCGTCCCGCAGGGATGAAAGCTCCGCTGATGGGGATGGTTAACATCCGCGATCAGGTGATCCCGGTGATTGACCTCGCCGCCGTGGCGGGTTGTAAACCTGCAAGCGGTCTGAACATCTTACTGATTACGGAATATGCCCGTAGCGTGCAGGCATTTGCCGTTGAGTCCGTGGAAAATATTATTCGCCTGGACTGGAAACAGGTGCACACGGCCGAAAAAGCGATCAATGGTCGCTATATCACCAGTATTGCCTGCCTGGATGACGATAAGGATACCAACAACCTGGCGATGGTGCTGGATGTTGAGCAGATCCTGTATGACATCGTGCCTGCGGATCATGACGTCCACGGCGATCATGTCCCGGACAAGAAATTCAACCTGAAACCGGGCTCTGTTGCCATTGTGGCGGAAGATTCCAAAGTGGCACGCGCGATGCTGGAAAAAGGCCTCAACGCGATGCAGATCCCTAATGCAATGCATATCACCGGTAAAGACGCGTGGGAAAAAATCCAGTTGATGGCTCAGCAGGCCGATGCGGAAGGTGTTCCAGTAAGCGATAAGATCTCGATGGTTCTGACCGACCTCGAGATGCCGGAGATGGATGGTTTTACCTTAACGCGCCTGATCAAAACCGATCCGCGTCTGAAAAACATCCCGGTGGTGATCCACTCGTCACTTTCCGGTAGCGCTAACGAAGATCACGTGCGGAAAGTGCAGGCAGACGGTTACGTGGCGAAGTTCGAGATTAACGAACTCTCGTCCGTGATTCAGGAAGTGCTGGATCGCGCTGCGAATAATATTCGCGGCCCGCTGATCAGCCACCATCAGGTAACGTCTACCCCGCTGCTGGCGAAATAA
- the rnz gene encoding ribonuclease Z, protein MELIFLGTSAGVPTRARNVTAMLLNLQHPTRAGLWLFDCGEGTQHQMLRTAFHPGKLDKIFITHLHGDHLFGLPGLLCSRSMAGNVQPLQIYGPKGIREFVETTLRLSGSWTDYPLTIEEVTPGLVVDDGLRKVTAYPLSHPVECYGYRIEEHDKPGALNAAALKAQGIPAGPLFQQLKEGKTVTLPDGRIVNGADYLAPAESGKKLAILGDTAPCPAALELAQSVDLLVHEATLEQAMEEKANSRGHSSTRQAAQLAADAGAKKLVITHLSSRYDEQGSQAMLAECKTYFSQTTLAEDFAVVHI, encoded by the coding sequence GTGGAACTGATTTTCTTAGGCACCTCTGCGGGCGTACCTACACGGGCGCGTAATGTCACGGCGATGCTGCTCAATTTACAACACCCAACCCGCGCCGGGCTTTGGCTGTTTGATTGCGGCGAAGGAACCCAGCACCAGATGCTGCGCACTGCCTTTCACCCCGGCAAGCTCGATAAAATTTTTATTACTCACCTGCATGGCGATCATCTTTTCGGTCTGCCCGGGTTGCTCTGCAGCCGCTCCATGGCCGGCAATGTTCAGCCGTTGCAGATTTACGGCCCGAAAGGGATCCGCGAGTTTGTGGAAACCACGCTGCGGCTTAGCGGTTCATGGACCGATTACCCGCTGACGATTGAGGAAGTGACGCCGGGGCTGGTGGTGGATGATGGCTTGCGCAAAGTGACGGCTTATCCGCTGTCGCACCCGGTGGAATGCTACGGCTATCGTATTGAAGAGCATGATAAACCCGGCGCGCTGAACGCGGCGGCGTTAAAAGCACAAGGCATCCCGGCAGGGCCGCTGTTCCAGCAATTAAAAGAGGGGAAAACCGTCACGCTGCCCGACGGGCGCATCGTCAATGGCGCGGATTATCTTGCCCCGGCAGAAAGCGGAAAAAAACTGGCGATTTTGGGCGACACCGCGCCCTGCCCGGCCGCGCTGGAACTGGCGCAAAGCGTTGATTTACTGGTGCATGAAGCGACGCTTGAGCAGGCAATGGAGGAAAAAGCGAACAGCCGGGGACACAGTTCAACCCGCCAGGCGGCGCAGCTCGCCGCTGATGCCGGCGCAAAAAAGTTGGTGATTACTCATCTCAGTTCACGTTATGACGAACAAGGCAGCCAGGCGATGCTCGCCGAGTGTAAAACGTACTTTTCGCAAACGACATTGGCTGAAGATTTTGCGGTAGTTCACATTTGA
- a CDS encoding GNAT family N-acetyltransferase, translating to MIRWQDVHHSELTVSELYALLKLRCEVFVVEQACAYLDVDGDDLVGENRHLLGWKGDELVAYARILKSDDDLSPVAIGRVIVSAQVRGEKLGYQLMERAVLSCEQHWPQHALYLGAQAHLQSFYSHFGFQAVTDVYDEDGIAHIGMAREIRQA from the coding sequence ATGATCCGCTGGCAGGATGTGCACCATTCCGAACTGACCGTTTCTGAGCTGTATGCGTTACTGAAATTGCGCTGCGAAGTGTTTGTGGTTGAGCAGGCCTGCGCGTATCTGGATGTGGATGGTGATGACCTGGTGGGCGAGAACCGCCATCTTCTCGGCTGGAAAGGTGACGAACTGGTGGCGTATGCGAGGATTCTGAAAAGTGATGATGATCTCTCGCCGGTGGCTATTGGTCGGGTGATTGTCAGTGCGCAGGTTCGCGGCGAAAAACTGGGCTATCAGTTGATGGAGCGCGCGGTGCTTTCCTGCGAGCAACACTGGCCGCAGCACGCGCTATATCTGGGCGCGCAGGCACATCTCCAATCTTTCTATAGCCATTTTGGTTTCCAGGCGGTGACGGATGTGTATGACGAAGATGGTATCGCGCATATCGGGATGGCGCGCGAGATCCGCCAGGCGTAA
- the elaB gene encoding stress response protein ElaB gives MAYHSYESHIDDDLTLLSETLEEILRSSGDPADQKYIELKARAEQALHEVKNRVSSASDTYYYRAKKAVYRADDYVHEKPWQGIGAGAAVGLVLGLLLARR, from the coding sequence ATGGCATATCATTCTTATGAATCACATATTGATGACGACCTGACCCTGCTGAGCGAAACGCTGGAAGAAATTCTCCGCTCATCGGGCGACCCCGCAGATCAAAAGTACATTGAGTTGAAGGCCCGTGCCGAACAGGCGCTGCATGAAGTGAAAAACCGCGTCAGCAGCGCATCGGATACCTACTACTACCGTGCCAAAAAAGCCGTCTATCGCGCAGACGACTACGTGCATGAAAAACCGTGGCAGGGCATTGGTGCCGGTGCCGCAGTGGGTCTGGTGCTCGGTCTGCTGTTAGCCCGCCGCTAA
- the menF gene encoding isochorismate synthase MenF: protein MYSISSALSHLQRCLTDDIPRSSGFCFFDAPFPLNDAFDPLTWLASQGVWPQFYWQQRSGDDEAAALGALRRFSSLPQAQVFLQQCAEDVRIWGLNAFDPTQGELFLPRLEWRREGGHAFLRVYIFSETSLYDDAQRALTFLSALVESTPLQNVQQTCLEQHHIPERDGWRTLIAQALQTLESGELDKVVLARATDYHFASAVDAAALMAASRRLNHHCFHFMMAFNAQTAFLGSTPERLWRRRGSALRTEALAGTVANHEDDQQAQQLADWLMADDKNQRENMLVVEDICQRLQQQTGALEVLPPKVVRLRKVQHLRRCIWTDLQSPDDALCLQMLQPTAAVAGLPRREARAFIAHHEPFQREWYAGSAGYLSRQQSEFCVALRSAKIDGNTVRLYAGAGIVSGSDAEQEWQEIENKAAGLRSLLQLSHA, encoded by the coding sequence GTGTACTCCATTTCCTCGGCGCTTTCACACTTACAGCGTTGCCTGACCGACGACATTCCCCGATCGTCAGGATTTTGCTTTTTTGATGCCCCTTTCCCGTTAAACGACGCTTTTGATCCCCTGACCTGGCTTGCCAGCCAAGGCGTGTGGCCGCAATTTTACTGGCAGCAACGTAGCGGTGATGACGAAGCCGCCGCGCTTGGGGCATTGCGCCGTTTCTCTTCTTTACCCCAGGCGCAAGTTTTTTTGCAGCAATGCGCTGAAGATGTCCGCATCTGGGGGCTTAACGCCTTTGATCCCACACAAGGCGAACTGTTTTTACCGCGTCTGGAGTGGCGTCGGGAAGGCGGTCACGCCTTTCTGCGCGTCTATATTTTCAGCGAGACGTCCCTGTATGATGACGCGCAGCGCGCGCTCACGTTTCTTTCGGCGCTGGTGGAATCGACACCGTTGCAAAATGTGCAGCAAACGTGCCTTGAACAGCATCACATCCCCGAGCGCGATGGCTGGCGTACGCTGATTGCGCAGGCGTTGCAAACGCTGGAAAGCGGCGAACTGGATAAAGTCGTGCTCGCCCGCGCAACGGATTACCATTTTGCCAGCGCGGTGGATGCCGCCGCGTTGATGGCCGCCAGCCGTCGCCTCAATCATCACTGTTTTCATTTCATGATGGCGTTTAATGCGCAAACGGCCTTTTTAGGCTCAACGCCGGAGCGGTTGTGGCGTCGCCGTGGCAGCGCCTTGCGCACGGAAGCGCTGGCCGGAACGGTGGCCAATCATGAAGATGACCAGCAGGCGCAACAGCTTGCCGACTGGCTAATGGCTGATGACAAAAACCAGCGTGAAAATATGCTGGTGGTGGAAGATATCTGCCAGCGTTTACAGCAGCAAACCGGTGCGCTGGAGGTGCTGCCGCCGAAAGTGGTCCGGCTACGTAAAGTACAGCATCTTCGCCGCTGTATCTGGACCGATCTGCAATCACCGGATGATGCGCTCTGCCTGCAAATGCTCCAGCCGACAGCGGCAGTTGCAGGATTGCCACGCCGTGAAGCGCGGGCATTTATTGCGCATCATGAGCCTTTTCAGCGTGAGTGGTATGCCGGTTCGGCGGGTTATCTTTCGCGGCAACAGAGTGAGTTCTGCGTTGCCCTGCGTTCGGCAAAAATTGACGGCAATACCGTACGTCTTTATGCCGGTGCGGGCATTGTTTCCGGTTCAGACGCGGAGCAAGAGTGGCAGGAGATTGAGAACAAAGCGGCGGGATTGCGATCATTATTACAACTTAGTCACGCATAA
- the menD gene encoding 2-succinyl-5-enolpyruvyl-6-hydroxy-3-cyclohexene-1-carboxylic-acid synthase: protein MSISSFNRRWAAVILEALTRHGVRHVCIAPGSRSTPLTLAAAENHAFIHHTHFDERGLGHLALGLAKVSNEPVAVIVTSGTAVANLYPALIEAGLTGEKLVLLTADRPPELIDCGANQAIRQPGMFATHPAESLALPRPSQDIPARWLVSTLDNLLGSLQGGAVHINCPFAEPLYGEMDHTGLAWQQALGDWWQTDTPWLRAPNRVSSETQHDWFFWRQKRGVIVAGRMSAAEGLLLAEWAKTLGWPLIGDALSQTGQPLPCADLWLGNGQAVAELDQAQIVLQFGSSLTGKRLLQWQATCEPEEYWLIDRLQGRLDPAHHRGRRLVSSVADWLEQHPAEPRAPWCEVIPRLSAQAWETVHAKRDIFGEAQLAHRIADYLPAQGQLFLGNSLVVRLVDALGQLPAGYPVYSNRGASGIDGLLSTAAGVQRATARPTLAIVGDLSALYDLNALALLRQASAPFVLLVVNNNGGQIFSLLPTPPAEREQFYLMPQNVHFAHAAAMFSLAYHQPENWAELEQALEGAWCKPGASVIELVVNATDGAQTLQTLLAQVSHL from the coding sequence ATGTCGATAAGCTCATTTAACCGACGCTGGGCGGCGGTGATCCTCGAAGCTCTTACCCGTCACGGCGTCAGGCATGTGTGCATTGCCCCGGGATCCCGTTCCACCCCATTAACGCTGGCCGCAGCGGAAAATCACGCCTTTATTCACCACACCCATTTTGATGAGCGTGGCTTAGGCCACCTTGCGCTGGGGCTGGCAAAGGTCAGCAATGAGCCGGTGGCGGTGATCGTGACATCCGGCACGGCGGTGGCGAATCTGTATCCCGCGCTGATTGAGGCGGGGCTGACCGGTGAAAAACTGGTGCTGCTGACGGCAGATCGACCGCCAGAGTTGATTGACTGCGGTGCTAACCAGGCCATACGCCAGCCGGGCATGTTTGCCACGCATCCTGCTGAATCTCTCGCGCTGCCGCGACCTTCGCAGGACATTCCTGCGCGCTGGCTGGTTTCCACCCTTGATAACCTGCTGGGGTCGTTACAGGGCGGCGCGGTACACATTAACTGTCCGTTTGCCGAGCCGCTGTACGGCGAAATGGATCATACTGGCCTTGCCTGGCAGCAGGCGCTGGGTGACTGGTGGCAGACAGACACGCCATGGTTGCGCGCACCGAACAGGGTGAGCAGCGAAACACAGCACGACTGGTTTTTCTGGCGACAAAAACGCGGCGTGATAGTGGCTGGTCGCATGAGCGCGGCTGAAGGCCTTTTGCTTGCTGAATGGGCGAAAACGCTCGGCTGGCCGCTGATTGGCGATGCGCTTTCGCAGACCGGGCAACCGCTGCCATGTGCCGATCTCTGGCTCGGTAATGGTCAGGCGGTGGCGGAGCTGGATCAGGCGCAGATTGTGTTGCAGTTTGGCAGCAGTCTGACCGGCAAACGTCTGTTGCAATGGCAGGCGACCTGCGAACCGGAAGAGTACTGGCTGATTGATCGCCTGCAAGGGCGGCTCGATCCGGCCCATCATCGCGGGCGTCGGCTGGTTTCCAGCGTTGCCGACTGGCTGGAGCAGCATCCGGCTGAGCCGCGTGCGCCGTGGTGCGAGGTGATCCCACGCCTGTCGGCGCAGGCCTGGGAAACCGTTCATGCGAAGCGTGATATTTTTGGCGAGGCGCAACTGGCGCACCGCATCGCGGATTATTTGCCAGCCCAGGGGCAGCTTTTTCTTGGCAACAGCCTGGTTGTGCGGCTGGTCGATGCGCTGGGGCAGCTCCCGGCGGGATACCCGGTTTACAGCAATCGCGGCGCCAGTGGTATCGACGGCTTGCTTTCAACGGCGGCGGGCGTTCAGCGTGCCACCGCGCGGCCTACGCTGGCGATTGTTGGCGATCTTTCTGCGCTTTATGATCTCAATGCGCTGGCGCTGCTGCGGCAGGCTTCTGCGCCGTTCGTCCTGCTGGTGGTGAATAACAACGGCGGGCAAATTTTTTCGTTACTGCCCACGCCGCCCGCCGAGCGCGAACAGTTTTATTTGATGCCGCAGAATGTCCATTTTGCGCATGCGGCGGCGATGTTTAGCCTGGCTTATCATCAACCAGAGAATTGGGCTGAGCTTGAGCAGGCGCTGGAAGGCGCCTGGTGCAAGCCAGGTGCGTCGGTGATTGAACTGGTGGTGAACGCAACCGACGGCGCGCAGACGTTACAAACGCTGCTGGCGCAGGTGAGCCATCTGTGA